One region of Oxalobacteraceae sp. CFBP 8761 genomic DNA includes:
- the rimP gene encoding ribosome maturation factor RimP, translating to MQQFDLIATTVSGLGYELVDVERGDRGILRVYIDFPAADADEKGPITVEDCAKVSHQLSHVFTVENVDYERLEISSPGLDRPVRTLADFARFAGLECTVKLRVAVPGSDNRKTFTGILRGVENDKVGLEFDSKDGPALMEFTLAELDKARLVPQVDFRSRKA from the coding sequence GTGCAGCAGTTTGATTTAATCGCCACGACAGTCAGTGGTCTCGGTTATGAACTCGTCGACGTGGAACGAGGCGACCGCGGGATCCTGCGTGTGTATATCGATTTTCCGGCTGCCGACGCGGACGAAAAGGGCCCGATCACGGTCGAGGATTGCGCCAAGGTGAGTCACCAGCTGTCGCATGTCTTCACCGTGGAAAACGTCGATTACGAACGACTCGAAATTTCGTCGCCGGGCCTCGATCGCCCGGTACGAACCCTCGCCGATTTCGCGCGCTTTGCCGGCCTTGAGTGCACGGTCAAGCTGCGCGTCGCGGTGCCGGGCAGTGATAACCGCAAGACGTTCACCGGTATCCTGCGCGGCGTCGAGAACGACAAGGTCGGCTTGGAATTTGACAGTAAAGATGGCCCGGCGTTGATGGAATTTACGCTGGCCGAATTGGATAAGGCACGTTTAGTGCCGCAGGTGGATTTTAGGAGTCGCAAAGCATGA
- a CDS encoding ABC transporter ATP-binding protein, with protein MTDETMPLLSVRDLRIAFRVDRHRTSAALKGVSFDVPDNSTVALVGESGSGKSVSSLAVMGLLPHETTIVDPASRIAFAGRELLGLPLAARRALCGKDIAMIFQEPMSSLNPVFTVGFQIGEVLRQHMGMDKRAARARTLELLAEVGIPDPARKIDAYPGHLSGGQQQRVMIAMAIACEPRLLIADEPTTALDVTIQKQIMDLIARLQRERRMAVLFITHDLGLVGEIADRVIVMRHGEVREEGAAAQVFGAPRDAYTRALLHCRPSLDARPLRLPVIDDYLAGHVLAGAQLPQRVRGTNPDDAPLLVVRNLAKSFWTREGLFGKREFKGVKDVSFTLARGKTLGVVGESGSGKTTVGLTLLRLHRATGGSALFEGRDLVAMSDREFQPYKRRIQIIFQNPYASLNPRFTVGQILLEPMRIHGIGAHEAERAALARTLLGRVGLPDAAYGRYPHEFSGGQRQRIAIARCLTMQPEILVCDESVSALDVSVQAQVLNLLQDLQDEFGLSYIFISHDLSVVKYISDQVMVMQNGGVVEVADADVLYRNPQHPYTKSLLAAIPRGV; from the coding sequence TCGGGCAGCGGCAAGTCGGTCAGTTCGCTGGCCGTGATGGGGCTGCTGCCGCACGAGACGACGATCGTCGATCCGGCCTCGCGCATCGCGTTTGCCGGGCGCGAGCTGCTCGGCCTGCCGCTGGCCGCGCGGCGCGCCTTGTGCGGCAAGGACATCGCGATGATTTTCCAGGAGCCGATGTCCTCGCTCAATCCGGTGTTCACGGTGGGGTTCCAGATCGGTGAAGTGCTGCGCCAGCACATGGGCATGGACAAGCGCGCGGCGCGTGCCCGCACGCTCGAGTTGCTGGCTGAAGTGGGCATTCCCGATCCGGCGCGCAAGATCGATGCTTACCCGGGCCACCTGTCGGGCGGCCAGCAGCAGCGCGTGATGATCGCGATGGCCATTGCCTGCGAGCCCCGATTGCTGATCGCCGACGAGCCGACCACGGCGCTCGACGTGACGATCCAGAAACAGATCATGGACCTGATCGCGCGTCTGCAGCGCGAGCGGCGCATGGCCGTGCTGTTCATCACGCACGACCTGGGCCTGGTGGGCGAGATCGCCGATCGCGTGATCGTGATGCGCCACGGCGAGGTGCGCGAGGAGGGCGCCGCCGCGCAGGTGTTCGGTGCGCCCCGGGACGCTTATACCCGGGCCCTGCTGCATTGCCGGCCATCCCTCGATGCGCGTCCGCTGCGCCTGCCGGTGATCGACGATTACCTGGCGGGGCACGTGCTCGCTGGTGCGCAACTGCCGCAGCGTGTGCGCGGCACGAACCCCGACGATGCGCCGCTGCTGGTGGTCAGGAATCTGGCCAAAAGCTTCTGGACGCGCGAGGGCCTGTTCGGCAAACGCGAATTCAAGGGGGTGAAGGATGTGTCGTTCACGCTGGCACGCGGCAAGACGCTGGGCGTGGTCGGTGAATCGGGCTCGGGCAAGACGACGGTTGGCCTGACGCTGTTGCGGCTGCACCGCGCGACGGGCGGTTCGGCGCTGTTCGAAGGGCGCGATCTGGTGGCCATGTCCGACCGTGAATTTCAGCCCTACAAGCGGCGCATTCAGATTATTTTCCAGAATCCGTATGCCTCGCTCAATCCGCGTTTCACGGTCGGCCAGATCCTGCTCGAACCGATGCGCATCCACGGGATCGGCGCGCACGAGGCCGAGCGCGCTGCGCTGGCGCGCACCTTGCTGGGGCGCGTCGGCTTGCCGGACGCGGCCTACGGGCGCTATCCCCATGAATTCTCGGGCGGGCAACGTCAGCGGATTGCGATTGCGCGCTGCCTGACGATGCAGCCCGAGATTCTTGTCTGCGACGAATCCGTCTCGGCGCTGGACGTGTCGGTCCAGGCCCAGGTGCTGAACCTGCTGCAGGATTTGCAGGACGAATTTGGCCTGAGCTATATCTTCATCTCGCATGACCTGTCGGTGGTGAAGTACATCTCCGACCAGGTGATGGTGATGCAGAACGGCGGCGTGGTCGAAGTCGCCGATGCCGATGTGCTGTACCGCAACCCACAGCATCCGTACACGAAGTCGCTGCTGGCGGCGATTCCGCGCGGGGTGTAA
- a CDS encoding VTT domain-containing protein, whose protein sequence is MPQLVELIQVYGVLIVFGIVLVEQFGLPIPAYPILIVAGALSVEADVSWQLVWLAAITACLICDVFWFRAGRFYGKRILRLLCKISLSPDSCVNQTEDRFSRFGVKSLLVSKFVPGFNTIAAPLSGAMGVAPKPFLLYAVTGAALWSGVGILLGAWFHDSVDDVLAILSTMGSTALVVVASVLGLFIAFKYAERRRHRSRSGAERIEMAELLALIDSGAQPVLIDARSLTAQDLEAAIPGALIFRACEPGALMASLDRKREIVVYCSCPDDVTAAQVAHQFAANGFRRVRALKGGLDAWNGRGDTPSSLDPAPC, encoded by the coding sequence ATGCCCCAGTTAGTCGAACTCATTCAAGTCTATGGCGTGCTGATCGTGTTCGGCATCGTTCTCGTCGAGCAGTTCGGCTTGCCTATTCCCGCCTACCCGATCCTGATCGTGGCCGGCGCGCTGTCGGTCGAGGCCGACGTCAGCTGGCAGCTCGTGTGGCTGGCCGCCATCACCGCCTGCCTGATCTGTGATGTGTTCTGGTTCCGCGCCGGGCGCTTCTATGGCAAGCGCATCCTGCGGCTGCTGTGCAAGATTTCCCTGTCCCCCGATTCGTGCGTCAACCAGACCGAAGACCGCTTCAGCCGGTTCGGCGTCAAGTCGCTGCTGGTGTCCAAGTTCGTCCCGGGCTTTAACACCATCGCTGCGCCATTGTCGGGCGCGATGGGTGTGGCCCCGAAGCCCTTCCTGCTGTACGCCGTCACGGGCGCGGCGCTGTGGAGCGGCGTCGGCATCCTGCTGGGCGCCTGGTTCCACGACAGCGTCGACGACGTGCTCGCCATCCTGTCGACGATGGGCAGCACGGCGCTGGTCGTTGTCGCCAGCGTGCTGGGTCTGTTCATCGCGTTCAAGTATGCCGAGCGGCGCCGGCACCGTTCGCGCAGCGGCGCCGAGCGCATCGAGATGGCCGAATTGCTGGCGCTGATCGACAGCGGCGCACAGCCGGTGCTCATCGATGCGCGCAGCCTGACCGCGCAGGACCTCGAAGCGGCCATTCCCGGCGCGCTCATTTTCCGCGCATGCGAGCCGGGTGCATTAATGGCATCGCTCGACCGCAAGCGCGAGATTGTGGTCTACTGCAGTTGTCCCGACGATGTGACGGCCGCCCAGGTCGCACACCAGTTCGCTGCCAATGGCTTTCGCCGCGTGCGCGCGCTCAAGGGCGGACTCGATGCCTGGAATGGGCGCGGTGACACCCCGTCCTCGCTGGACCCGGCGCCCTGCTGA
- the scpB gene encoding SMC-Scp complex subunit ScpB, which yields MNTDEAKRVLETALLCAREPMSIHGMKKLFADVDGSGRSQGAGVGADTIKILLEELRQDWDGRGIEIVSLASGWRFQSRPEMKPYLDRLSPEKPPKYSRATLETLAIIAYRQPVTRGDIEEIRGVAVNSQTIKMLEDRGWIDVLGHREVVGRPALLGTTRQFLDDLGLASLSQLPPLQALAEGPDARSLEALEAALNDNFEKADAGAPVLHPDTSPIEVSIPDLTDDGIAEAGQHNKDTNDEPN from the coding sequence ATGAATACTGACGAGGCCAAGCGCGTCCTCGAAACCGCCTTGCTGTGCGCCCGCGAGCCGATGTCGATCCACGGCATGAAAAAGCTGTTCGCCGACGTCGACGGGAGCGGTCGCAGCCAGGGCGCCGGCGTTGGTGCCGATACGATCAAGATATTGCTGGAAGAACTCCGCCAGGACTGGGACGGCCGCGGCATCGAGATCGTCAGCCTGGCCTCGGGCTGGCGTTTCCAGAGCCGTCCCGAAATGAAGCCGTACCTCGACCGGCTGTCACCCGAGAAGCCGCCGAAGTATTCGCGGGCGACGCTGGAAACGCTGGCCATCATTGCCTATCGCCAGCCGGTCACGCGCGGCGATATCGAAGAAATTCGCGGCGTGGCGGTCAATTCGCAGACGATCAAGATGCTCGAAGACCGCGGCTGGATCGACGTGCTCGGCCACCGTGAAGTGGTAGGGCGCCCGGCGCTGCTGGGCACGACACGCCAGTTCCTGGACGACCTGGGCCTGGCGTCGCTGTCCCAATTGCCGCCGCTGCAGGCGCTGGCCGAGGGGCCGGATGCACGCAGCCTGGAAGCACTGGAAGCAGCACTGAACGACAATTTTGAGAAGGCGGACGCCGGCGCGCCCGTCTTACATCCGGACACTTCACCGATTGAAGTGTCGATACCAGACCTGACAGACGACGGAATTGCCGAGGCGGGTCAGCACAATAAAGATACGAATGATGAACCCAACTGA
- a CDS encoding glucokinase encodes MTASMSMNEISHLHAGGPRLLADIGGTNCRFAIERGPGQLEGIEILPCAAYATLGDAMRTYLAGPTVRALTSSPIRHAALAIANPVTGDYVRMTNHHWEFSTEALRVECGFEILMVVNDFSALARSLPHLGEHKRQVGGGVPQPDTALGLIGAGTGLGVSGLIPCASSWTALRSEGGHVSFAPINDDEIAILQFAWREYDHVSFERFLSGAGVELIYRALADRAGSPDERLSAAEISRRALSGECPLCDDVLEAFCGMLGTVAGNLAVTLGAQGGIYIGGGIVPRLGARFDRSSFRRRFEQKGRFVHYLTAVPTYVITAEYPAFVGVSAILSEKLSD; translated from the coding sequence ATGACTGCATCCATGTCCATGAACGAGATTTCCCACCTGCATGCTGGCGGTCCCCGCCTGCTGGCCGATATCGGCGGCACCAATTGTCGTTTCGCGATCGAGCGTGGTCCCGGGCAGCTCGAGGGCATCGAGATCCTGCCATGCGCTGCCTATGCAACGCTGGGCGACGCAATGCGCACCTATCTGGCCGGTCCGACTGTCCGGGCGCTGACTTCCAGCCCGATCCGGCATGCGGCGCTGGCGATCGCCAACCCGGTTACGGGTGACTATGTGCGCATGACCAACCACCACTGGGAATTTTCGACCGAGGCATTGCGGGTCGAATGCGGCTTCGAGATCCTGATGGTGGTCAATGACTTTTCGGCGCTGGCCCGTTCGCTGCCGCATCTGGGCGAGCACAAGCGCCAGGTCGGTGGCGGCGTGCCGCAGCCGGATACGGCGCTGGGCCTGATCGGCGCTGGCACTGGCCTGGGCGTGTCAGGCCTGATCCCATGCGCCAGCTCATGGACCGCATTGCGCAGCGAAGGCGGGCACGTGAGCTTCGCGCCCATCAACGATGACGAAATCGCGATCCTGCAATTTGCCTGGCGCGAATATGACCACGTTTCGTTCGAGCGCTTCCTGTCCGGCGCCGGCGTCGAACTGATCTACCGCGCGCTGGCCGATCGCGCCGGCAGTCCCGACGAGCGCCTCAGCGCCGCCGAGATCTCGCGCCGCGCGCTGTCGGGCGAATGCCCATTGTGCGACGACGTGCTCGAAGCATTCTGCGGCATGCTCGGCACCGTGGCCGGCAACCTGGCCGTGACGCTCGGCGCGCAGGGTGGTATCTATATTGGTGGCGGCATCGTTCCACGCCTGGGCGCGCGCTTCGACCGCTCGTCGTTCCGCCGCCGCTTCGAGCAAAAAGGGCGCTTCGTCCATTACCTGACGGCCGTGCCGACCTACGTCATCACCGCCGAATACCCGGCTTTTGTTGGTGTGTCTGCGATTTTGTCGGAAAAACTGTCAGACTGA
- a CDS encoding rRNA pseudouridine synthase, with protein MNPTEPTENKPVDAAETAVAKPKRRTKAMIAAEAAASAPVDAAAEAPAKPKRTRKVAVASESGAAAPVAAELAGDAPAADAPAAKVRKPRAMKAAKEVQAAKEELAAAPAADGAEAAPAPAPKPRGPRQMREKRAEREALEQLAAPAVAAADAAPEGDAPAEGAGAEAAAAVDGAPQGRGRGQQKPGMRNQQSNRPVQGAGRQGQPVKQIGRNGKPGKPGGKPQPMDEADNVFSFVTSDDFDANDGARRNAPVKAVRRDLTADDDAPKLHKVLAEAGLGSRRDMEDLIVAGRVSVNGEPAHIGQRILPTDAVRINGKLIQRRVSSKPPRVLVYHKPAGEIVSHDDPEGRPSVFDRLPSMKAGKWLAVGRLDFNTEGLLLFTTSGDLANRLMHPRYNIDREYAVRTLGELEEGMRQKLLAGVDLDDGKAAFSKIQNGGGEGINRWYRVVIGEGRNREVRRMFEAVGLTVSRLIRTRYGAMTLPSGLKRGRWEEFEENDVRSLMTAFGVEKKAAPEKNAKSGGKPGKGPRPNGARDSERGNERGNERGNSRGPERGNVRSAGGDDERGNDRSDGNRIDRADANRNVDPFGPQATRVGSTRGQGILNGPVPGNKPVGGRPGGQGGGKGRGAGFGGGQGGKTGGAGASSRPRQPDPLQTTFGFANTGGGARRGGAGGGQGPRGGAEHAAPRRGRRG; from the coding sequence ATGAACCCAACTGAACCAACCGAAAACAAGCCTGTCGACGCAGCCGAGACCGCCGTCGCCAAGCCAAAGCGCCGCACCAAGGCCATGATCGCCGCCGAGGCTGCTGCATCCGCGCCCGTCGACGCCGCCGCCGAAGCGCCGGCCAAGCCGAAGCGCACGCGCAAGGTCGCCGTCGCCAGTGAATCCGGCGCCGCCGCGCCAGTCGCTGCCGAGTTGGCTGGTGATGCACCAGCTGCCGACGCACCAGCCGCGAAAGTGCGCAAGCCACGTGCCATGAAGGCCGCCAAAGAAGTCCAGGCCGCCAAGGAAGAGCTGGCCGCAGCGCCGGCCGCCGACGGCGCCGAGGCTGCACCTGCCCCTGCACCGAAGCCGCGCGGTCCCCGTCAGATGCGCGAAAAGCGCGCCGAACGCGAGGCACTCGAGCAGCTGGCGGCGCCTGCCGTTGCTGCTGCCGATGCTGCGCCAGAAGGCGATGCGCCGGCTGAAGGTGCTGGCGCCGAGGCCGCTGCTGCCGTCGACGGCGCGCCACAAGGCCGCGGCCGTGGCCAGCAAAAGCCGGGCATGCGCAACCAGCAGAGCAACCGTCCGGTGCAGGGCGCCGGTCGCCAGGGCCAGCCGGTCAAGCAGATCGGCCGCAATGGCAAGCCAGGCAAGCCCGGCGGCAAGCCGCAGCCAATGGACGAGGCCGACAACGTGTTCTCGTTCGTCACGTCGGATGATTTCGACGCCAACGACGGTGCCCGCCGCAATGCGCCGGTCAAGGCCGTGCGCCGCGACCTGACCGCTGACGACGACGCGCCGAAGCTGCACAAGGTGCTGGCCGAAGCGGGCCTGGGTTCGCGCCGCGACATGGAAGACCTGATCGTTGCCGGCCGCGTGTCGGTCAATGGCGAGCCGGCCCACATCGGCCAGCGCATCCTGCCGACCGATGCGGTGCGCATCAATGGCAAGCTGATCCAGCGCCGCGTGAGCAGCAAGCCACCGCGCGTGCTGGTGTACCACAAACCGGCCGGCGAAATCGTCAGCCATGACGATCCGGAAGGCCGTCCATCGGTGTTCGATCGCCTGCCGTCGATGAAAGCAGGCAAGTGGCTGGCCGTTGGCCGCCTCGACTTCAACACCGAAGGCTTGCTGCTGTTTACCACGTCGGGTGACCTGGCCAACCGCCTGATGCACCCGCGTTATAATATCGACCGTGAATACGCGGTGCGCACGCTGGGCGAGCTCGAAGAAGGCATGCGCCAGAAACTGCTGGCCGGCGTCGACCTCGACGACGGCAAGGCGGCGTTCTCCAAAATCCAGAACGGCGGCGGCGAAGGCATCAACCGCTGGTACCGCGTGGTCATCGGCGAAGGCCGTAACCGCGAAGTGCGCCGCATGTTCGAGGCGGTCGGCCTGACCGTCTCGCGCCTGATCCGTACCCGTTACGGCGCGATGACGCTGCCAAGTGGCCTGAAGCGCGGTCGTTGGGAAGAATTCGAAGAAAACGATGTCCGTTCGCTGATGACGGCCTTCGGTGTCGAGAAAAAAGCGGCGCCGGAGAAAAACGCCAAGTCGGGCGGCAAGCCGGGCAAGGGTCCGCGTCCGAATGGTGCGCGCGACAGCGAGCGCGGCAACGAACGTGGTAACGAGCGTGGCAACAGCCGCGGTCCTGAGCGCGGCAACGTGCGCAGCGCTGGCGGCGACGATGAGCGTGGCAACGACCGCAGCGATGGCAACCGCATCGACCGCGCCGACGCCAACCGCAATGTCGATCCGTTCGGTCCGCAAGCAACGCGCGTGGGCAGCACCCGCGGCCAGGGTATCCTGAATGGTCCGGTGCCTGGCAACAAGCCAGTCGGTGGCCGTCCCGGTGGTCAGGGTGGTGGCAAGGGCCGCGGTGCCGGTTTCGGCGGCGGGCAGGGCGGCAAGACGGGTGGCGCTGGCGCCAGCAGCCGTCCACGCCAGCCCGATCCGTTGCAGACCACGTTCGGTTTTGCCAACACCGGTGGCGGCGCACGCCGCGGCGGTGCGGGTGGCGGCCAGGGTCCGCGTGGCGGCGCCGAGCATGCGGCACCGCGCCGCGGCCGTCGCGGCTAA